A part of Anolis sagrei isolate rAnoSag1 chromosome 3, rAnoSag1.mat, whole genome shotgun sequence genomic DNA contains:
- the PXYLP1 gene encoding 2-phosphoxylose phosphatase 1 isoform X1 encodes MAARSAYSFCNSWRWGGKRKRETDMISFLLILVHLIPINPVKEDGLNSKNRKRIMPNPLTEPPAIDPIYEAKFYCNIPSIPERSMEGHAPHYFKLISVHALIRHGDRYPLYAIPKTKRPDIDCTLVPSRKPSHPQLEAFINHMSKGAEAQMDGTLSIMPRYPSHSQCEMGELTQTGIVQHLQNGQLLRNIYLKKHNLIPSDWTAKHLYLETTGKSRTLQSGLALLYSFLPEFDWKKINFRNQWSTIFCSGNCDCPIRNHYLEEEQRRQYSLRVKNIHLEKTYTDMARIVGIPTRQLRASNPIDSMLCHFCHNVSFPCTKNGCIDIEHFKVIKTHQLEDEKERQLKKYYYFYALLATHPILNQTVSRMQRIADGKKEELFALYSAHDVTLSPVLSALGITEARFPRFAARLLFELWTDGKKSKEHYIRILYNGIDVTFQTSFCRDYNKHYGKLMCPLEKFVHFVKKDMFSPFNSTNYYDACRRRPY; translated from the exons ATGGCTGCTCGCAGTGCTTATTCCTTTTGTAACAGTTGGCGTTGGGGAggtaaaagaaaaagggaaaccgATATGATTTCTTTTCTTCTAATTTTAG TACACTTGATCCCCATTAATCCGGTTAAAGAAGATGGTTTGAATTCTAAGAATCGAAAGAGAATTATGCCGAATCCACTGACAGAGCCACCTGCCATAGATCCTATTTATGAAGCCAAATTTTATTGTAACATTCCCAGCATACCTGAACGCAGTATGGAAG GCCATGCACCTCATTATTTTAAGCTGATTTCCGTTCATGCGCTGATCCGTCATGGCGACCGATATCCTCTTTATGCCATTCCCAAAACAAAAAGGCCAGACATTGACTGTACTTTAGTTCCTAGCAG AAAACCTTCTCATCCTCAGCTTGAAGCTTTTATCAACCATATGTCTAAAGGAGCAGAAGCACAAATGGATGGTACTCTGAGCATCATGCCTCGTTACCCCAGCCATTCACAGTGTGAAATGGGAGAACTTACGCAGACAG gAATTGTACAACACTTGCAAAATGGACAACTGCTacgaaatatttatttaaagaagCATAACCTGATACCAAGTGACTGGACAGCTAAACATTTGTATTTGGAGACTACTGGAAAGAGTCGAACGCTACAGAGTGGACTGGCATTACTCTATTCTTTCCTGCCAGAGTTTGACTGGAAAAAAATTAACTTCAGGAACCAATGGAGCACCATTTTTTGTTCTGGAAATTGTGATTGCCCAATAAGAAACCATTACTTAGAGGAGGAACAGCGTCGGCAGTATAGCCTCCGGGTGAAAAACATCCATTTGGAGAAAACATACACAGATATGGCAAGAATAGTTGGCATACCTACAAGGCAGTTGAGAGCTTCTAATCCTATAGATTCTATGCTGTGCCATTTTTGTCATAATGTCAGTTTTCCATGTACTAAGAACGGTTGCATTGACATTGAACACTTTAAAGTGATCAAGACACATCAGCTTGAAGATGAAAAAGAGAGGCAGTTGAAGAAATATTATTACTTTTATGCGCTGCTGGCAACTCATCCTATCCTTAACCAGACTGTCAGTCGAATGCAACGCATTGCAGATGGCAAAAAAGAAGAATTATTTGCCCTTTATTCTGCTCATGATGTCACCTTGTCACCTGTTCTTAGCGCCTTGGGTATTACTGAGGCCAGGTTTCCAAGATTTGCAGCTAGACTACTCTTTGAATTATGGACAGATGGAAAGAAATCTAAAGAACACTATATTCGTATCCTTTATAATGGCATTGATGTCACATTCCAGACTTCTTTCTGccgggactataacaaacattatggGAAGCTCATGTGCCCTTTAGAGAAGTTTGTCCACTTTGTTAAGAAAGACATGTTTTCTCCCTTTAATAGCACCAACTATTATGATGCATGTCGCAGAAGACCATATTAA
- the PXYLP1 gene encoding 2-phosphoxylose phosphatase 1 isoform X2, giving the protein MFFRNRFLFLLAVAALLAVLSLSLQFLHLIPINPVKEDGLNSKNRKRIMPNPLTEPPAIDPIYEAKFYCNIPSIPERSMEGHAPHYFKLISVHALIRHGDRYPLYAIPKTKRPDIDCTLVPSRKPSHPQLEAFINHMSKGAEAQMDGTLSIMPRYPSHSQCEMGELTQTGIVQHLQNGQLLRNIYLKKHNLIPSDWTAKHLYLETTGKSRTLQSGLALLYSFLPEFDWKKINFRNQWSTIFCSGNCDCPIRNHYLEEEQRRQYSLRVKNIHLEKTYTDMARIVGIPTRQLRASNPIDSMLCHFCHNVSFPCTKNGCIDIEHFKVIKTHQLEDEKERQLKKYYYFYALLATHPILNQTVSRMQRIADGKKEELFALYSAHDVTLSPVLSALGITEARFPRFAARLLFELWTDGKKSKEHYIRILYNGIDVTFQTSFCRDYNKHYGKLMCPLEKFVHFVKKDMFSPFNSTNYYDACRRRPY; this is encoded by the exons TACACTTGATCCCCATTAATCCGGTTAAAGAAGATGGTTTGAATTCTAAGAATCGAAAGAGAATTATGCCGAATCCACTGACAGAGCCACCTGCCATAGATCCTATTTATGAAGCCAAATTTTATTGTAACATTCCCAGCATACCTGAACGCAGTATGGAAG GCCATGCACCTCATTATTTTAAGCTGATTTCCGTTCATGCGCTGATCCGTCATGGCGACCGATATCCTCTTTATGCCATTCCCAAAACAAAAAGGCCAGACATTGACTGTACTTTAGTTCCTAGCAG AAAACCTTCTCATCCTCAGCTTGAAGCTTTTATCAACCATATGTCTAAAGGAGCAGAAGCACAAATGGATGGTACTCTGAGCATCATGCCTCGTTACCCCAGCCATTCACAGTGTGAAATGGGAGAACTTACGCAGACAG gAATTGTACAACACTTGCAAAATGGACAACTGCTacgaaatatttatttaaagaagCATAACCTGATACCAAGTGACTGGACAGCTAAACATTTGTATTTGGAGACTACTGGAAAGAGTCGAACGCTACAGAGTGGACTGGCATTACTCTATTCTTTCCTGCCAGAGTTTGACTGGAAAAAAATTAACTTCAGGAACCAATGGAGCACCATTTTTTGTTCTGGAAATTGTGATTGCCCAATAAGAAACCATTACTTAGAGGAGGAACAGCGTCGGCAGTATAGCCTCCGGGTGAAAAACATCCATTTGGAGAAAACATACACAGATATGGCAAGAATAGTTGGCATACCTACAAGGCAGTTGAGAGCTTCTAATCCTATAGATTCTATGCTGTGCCATTTTTGTCATAATGTCAGTTTTCCATGTACTAAGAACGGTTGCATTGACATTGAACACTTTAAAGTGATCAAGACACATCAGCTTGAAGATGAAAAAGAGAGGCAGTTGAAGAAATATTATTACTTTTATGCGCTGCTGGCAACTCATCCTATCCTTAACCAGACTGTCAGTCGAATGCAACGCATTGCAGATGGCAAAAAAGAAGAATTATTTGCCCTTTATTCTGCTCATGATGTCACCTTGTCACCTGTTCTTAGCGCCTTGGGTATTACTGAGGCCAGGTTTCCAAGATTTGCAGCTAGACTACTCTTTGAATTATGGACAGATGGAAAGAAATCTAAAGAACACTATATTCGTATCCTTTATAATGGCATTGATGTCACATTCCAGACTTCTTTCTGccgggactataacaaacattatggGAAGCTCATGTGCCCTTTAGAGAAGTTTGTCCACTTTGTTAAGAAAGACATGTTTTCTCCCTTTAATAGCACCAACTATTATGATGCATGTCGCAGAAGACCATATTAA